In Camelina sativa cultivar DH55 chromosome 17, Cs, whole genome shotgun sequence, the genomic stretch AAGAAGCTGTTTTTGCAATCAAACCATCAAGTGCACCTGGTGCTGATGGTTTTACAGGGTTCTTCTTCCAAAAATATTGGGGAATCATCGGGAATCAAGTCACCTCAGAAATTCAGAGCTTCTTTGTTTCGGGTCTTTTTCCAGAAGAATGGAACTATACACATATATGCTTATTACCGAAGAAAGAGAACCCGGATCATATGTCAGATTTAAGGCCAATAAGTCTCTGCTTTGTGTTGTATAAGATCATCTCTAAAATTCTTATCAGGAGCCTTAAACCCTTATTACAAGACATTGTCTCTCCTAATCAAACAGCCTTTGTTCCTGATAGGCTCATCTCTGATAACATTCTGATAGCGCATGAACTAGTTCATGGCTTAAAGACAGATAAGTCTATATCTAAGGAGTTTCTGGCTATCAAATCTGACATGTCTAAAGCCTTTGACAGAGTAGAATGGATTTATCTCGAGAAGTTACTGGGAGCCTTAGGTTTTGGTCATAAATGGATCCAATGGATCATGAGGTGCGTCACTACAGTCACATATGCAGTTTTGATCAACGACCAACCATTTGGAATGATAAAGCCGAGAAGAGGTTTGAGACAGGGTGATCCCTTATCTTCGTTTCTCTTCGTTTTATGCACTGAAGGTCTTACACATCTCATGAACAAAGCTGAAGCAAATGGCCTAATAAATGGAATACAATTCTCGCCGTGTGGACCTTCAATTCATCATCTGCTCTTCGCAGATGATAGCTTGTTTCTGTGTAAGGCGGATTCCCACCAATGTGGAGCTCTAAAGAGTGTTCTAACAGTTTATGGTGATGCTTCTGGGCAGAGAATGAATGTACTCAAATCTTCGATTACTTTTGGAGACAAAGTGGATgaaggaaaaaagaaggaaCTTCAAGATCTTTTAGGCATCTTTGATGAGGGTGGAGCAGCCAAGTATCTGGGACTTCCTGAATGTTTCAGTGGTTCCAAAGTTCAGATGCTGGATTACATCAAAGAAAGACTAAAAACCAGATTTTCAGGTTGGTTTGCTAGATCTTTGTCTCTGGGAGGAAAAGAAATCTTACTTAAAGCTGTTGCAATGGCAACGCCTGTGTATGCCATGTCTTGTTTCAAGTTgccaaaaacaacaatttcCAACCTCACAAGCGCAATGTCAGATTTCTGGTGGAACGCTATTGAACACAGAAGGAAAATTCATTGGGTGAGTTGGGAAAAGATTGTCCAAAGAAAATGGAGGTTTATGTTTTAAAGACCTAGAAAATTTCAATCAAGCTCTCCTTGCTAAGCAGGCATGGAGAATCCTGCAAGAACCCAACTGCCTTTTTGCTCAAGTCATTAAGAGTAGATATTTTGCTGATGATGAGTTTTTAGGGGCAGGGATTGGTGATTGACCTTCTTTCGGTTGGCGAAGCATTGTGCATGGCAGAGAACTTTTGGAAAAGGGTTTGAAAAAGAAGATTGGTAATGGAAAATCCATTCGACTATGGTGGGATCCTTGGATTTTTGATAATGGCTGGCGAGCACCTTACagaaaaaactctctctttgaCTGGGAACTGCGTGTGGAGGATCTAATCGACACTAACACAAGAAGTTGGAATTTTGAGGCTTTGGATTTTAACTTCTTGCCCAATGATATTTGCTGCATTAAAAATCAGAAACCAGTAACAGGTAAAGATGATTATTGGTGCTGGAAGCACACAAAAAGTGGAGAGTACACTGTCAAGTCAGGTTACTGGCTAGCTAGCACTTTGAAGAACCCATAGTTACTAAACGAAGTCACAATGCTTCCATCCCTGAATGGCATTAAATATATGGTTTGGTCTCTTCAAACTGTTCCTAAGATCAAAGCATTTATGTGGAGAGCTGTCAGTGATGCTTTGCCTGTAACCAATCTGATATCCAAAAGAGGAATTAAGATGGATCCTAGGTGTCAGGTTTGCGGGAACGAAGAGGAATCTATTAACCATGTTTTGTTCACCTGCACCCTTGCAAGACAGATCTGGGCTTTATCAAACTTCCCACATCCTCCAGATGGGTTTGATGAACTCTCTGTTCACTCAAACTTCCACTATCTTTATAGAATGGCAAAGATGGCAATCATTCCCATTGAGACCAGAAGATTATTCCCATGGATTCTGTGGAGATTGTGGAAGAACAGAAACTCCTTCTTTTTTGAAGCAAAGATGTTTGATCCCCTTGATACAGTCAAAAAAATCAGAGAGGATGCAGATCTTTGGAGTTTGTCGCAACAGGTTGACAACGATTTGGACCTggaggaagaagcagaggaaaaaAGTAATGCAGCAAAATGGAAACCACCACCTCCTGGTTGGTTAAAGTGCAACATAGGTGTCTCAAggtataaaaagaaaaacccttTCTCAGGTGGAGCTTGGGTCCTTAGAGATGAAATCGGAACCGTGCTTCTTCATAGTAGAAAAGCTTTTGTGGGCAATTTGACTTCAGATGATGCAGCCTTTCAAAGTTTCATGTGGTCTGTCGAAAGCATGATAAGCCATAGACAATCGAAAATCATCTTTGCTTTTGATTCCATTGAACTGATCGGAGGAATCTTAAGACCAAAAGCTTGGCCATCCTATGCGCATCAACAATCAGATATGCTTCTGCTATTGGCTAGAATATAAGAATGGAGGGTTTTTTTAGAGAAGCCTTGTTCAAAAAGGGGAGCTTCTCTCATAGCTCAAAGTCTTCCTGATCATGCCTTAGTGCAATCTTATGTAGCCATTGGGTTCCCCTTCTGGCTACAGGAACTCTTTGAGGATGAGAgaccttcttcctctctttaaacttttgtttctttctccctTAGTGGCTAAAGCTTTAAGAGCCTATTTTTAGAGGGTTaagttgattttgttaaatcaCTTTTCCTTAGTAACTTTTGATCAGTCTATAAAGTTACATATTGTAATCCTTTGTTAAATCACTTTTCCTTAGTAACTTTTGATCAGTCTATAAAGTTACATATTGTAATCCTTTCTTTTAATGAATGGAAAAaccagatgacaaaaaaaaaaaaaaagtgtaaagcTTTTCCTTTAgattaaatttagttttataatatttaccaCGTCTTGTGGGTTGTGGCCTTTAGATTGTTCAcctgcaagacaaaaaaaaaagtatataataaagcATTCATTCAATGCAAGTACTATAAAGTTCTAAAGAGATGTTGTATCTCGTGTGTTGTTTATTATTACTACTTACCTATTTCCTCTAGATCAGAGGTCCATAAAGTGAGGTTATCTCTGAGAAGCTGCATGATAAGTGTGCTGTCCTTGTATGAATCTTCGTTAAGACTGTCCAGCTCAGCAATTGCCTCATCAAACGCCCGCTTCGCCAAATGACATGCTCTAAGCGAttcaagaaaattttcaaaacattttagaACTTGGATATATGTAGTTTTAGCCTATTAAGTTACTTGCTCTTAACGGGACAATACCGTTCTGGAGAATTCAAGATCTCGTAGTAGAAGACAGAAAAGTTGAGAGCTAAGCCGAGTCTTATTGGATGTGTTGAAGATAATTCCGAGCTAGCCGAAGTCGTAGCAgcctatattataaaaaaaaaaaaaaaaaaaaaaaaaaaaaaaaaaaaaaaaaaaaNAGCTTTCTTTCCTAGCAATTAAGCTAATTTGatcaagagaaaagaaatggtaAACATACTTCATACGCCTTGAGTGATAGCTCGGCAGCTTCCTCGCGATCAGTACCAGACCTAAACTCAGCCAAGTATCTGAAATAATCTCCTTTCCTAGacaaaaaataatccaaaaaaacaattcaagtgtgtgtcatatatataatctcttgtTGTGAGTTTAATTCAAGAAATAGAGACCGACATCTTGTAGTAGAAAACAGTGGATTCTCCCGAGGTTGAGGATGGGACAAGATGTTTATCGATGACAGCCAAAATATCGTAACAGATCACGGAGAGTTCATCTTCAACCTTTGTCCTGTAATCCTTAATCCTTTTTGCATTCTGTTCGTTTCCTCTCGATTCTTCTTTCTGCTCAATCGAAGAAAGGATCCTCCAGGACGCTCTCCTAGCACCAATCACATTCTTGTAACCAACAGATAAAAGATTCCTCTCTTCAATTGTGAGCTCCACATGAAGAGCTGCAACTTTCTTCATTGCTTCAACCATATCTgtttacaacaacaacacgtGTTCTAAGAATCGATACCACATCATACAGAAATAATTTGAGTATTATTGAATCAAAGAATAAACAAACTATGAGGTTACTAGAGTCATCATCATAGTTTTACAATTAACCCCGGTGATAATATCGAATAAGATCGGAAACAAATCGATGCTAACAACACTAATTAATAACCTCATgaatctttttaaataaaaatttcgaAGTAGCCGTAACAGAATAATTACTACATGTTCCGACAGAGTAATAAAGCAGAGAGATCTAGGGAACagagttttaacttttaagggCTTACTTAAAGAAATttcaaacaaaagttaaaaagaNNNNNNNNNNNNNNNNNNNNNNNNNNNNNNNNNNNNNNNNNNNNNNNNNNNNNNNNNNNNNNNNNNNNNNNNNNNNNNNNNNNNNNNNNNNNNNNNNNNNNNNNNNNNNNNNNNNNNNNNNNNNNNNNNNNNNNNNNNNNNNNNNNNNNNNNNNNNNNNNNNNNNNNNNNNNNNNNNNNNNNNNNNNNNNNNNNNNNNNNNNNNNNNNNNNNNNNNNNNNNNNNNNNNNNNNNNNNNNNNNNNNNNNNNNNNNNNNNNNNNNNNNNNNNNNNNNNNNNNNNNNNNNNNNNNNNNNNNNtaaaaaaaaaaaaaaaaaaaaaactgctatCAGCCTGTCACGATATaattaagaagttttttttggcGGTTTGGTTGAAGACAGGAAGAAGCAAAATCAACGGCTGAGATTAAAGTCTCTGATAGTGGAAAGCCTCAAATAATGATAACGACGGATATCAACCGTTGGATTTAGACCTTTTGATGTGCCCCATGcctctttgtgtttttttcatgAATCACACTTGTCTCCCACTCTTAAAAGCTAAACCCTCTTCCTGGATCAGAGtctctctgttttatttatttatctccCGCCAAttgataaatataattaataccATAAATTAGGGTTAGCGAAGCTTTTAATCGTCCTCCTCCGCTCTGTGTCTCTCTCTTCCCAAATTCCTCCAGGTGAACCTCTTTGAAGAACTTGAAAAATCCCTTCGATTCATCTGTTTAATTTACGCCTAATTTGGTTGATTCGATTTCAGAATGGCCGATGAAGAAGATGCTCTCTCTCAATTTAACATATCGAAAGAGGTAAACCAGATTCTTcaaatttgggaatttttttggCTTTCGATTTTGGTTCAAATTAAGGATTTTTATTGaattctgcaaaaaaaaaaaaaaaattgaaggaaaCGGATAAGCTAGTATCAGAGGTGATAAGATTCATACTGTTCAAGTCACACCAAACCTCAGGTTGTCCaattaaaagagaagatttGACTCAGATTGTTACTAAGAACTATCGCCAGCGTAATCTCGCCACACACGTCATCAACGAAGCCAAGAACAAGCTCTCTAATGTCTTTGGTTACGATTTGAAAGAGCTTCAACGCTCTCGTGCTTCTTCTAATGCTCAAACTaggcttcctcctcctcctcagtcacagagtaagatgaagatgatgaccgCCTTTGATTCCAAAGTCAGGCGATTAGATTTGGATTAGCTtaaaaatgttttggttttttttatcgATCAATACAGGTTCTGTTGACTCGAAATCGTATGTGCTTGTTAGTCAATTGCCAATCGAAACGTTTAGGAAGTACGTTGTGGATGAAACCACGAGTCCTATGACTGGCTTCACGTTTGCGGTTCTTGCCATTGTGCAGCTTGCAGGTGGTAAAATCCCTCAAGGTATGCCTTCTATGTACCGTTATTACAATTCTAAGGATCATAGTTAGTGAGCAAATTTGTAGGTTTGAAGTCACGAGTATGCtatattgaatttgtttaagaGCCTACATTTGAATTAGTTTTTAGAATCAAATCAAGAGTATATGTATGTGACACACCTGATTCAAGAATTTATTCGTTTGTGTCTTTCCACTTACCTTTTACGCTTTCTCAACATTTTTAGAAACCCTTTGGCATCATTTGAAGCGAATGGGACTGCATGAAGGTGATGAGCATAATCCTGTGTTTGGAAACAACAAGCAGACCCTGGAGACGTTAGTCCAACAAAGGTTAGACCTTTCTTTTAACCTTAGGCATACGTGTTTTAAACTCGTAAATGAATAATGACTGATCCCAAGATCTTTGTAAAATGCTTTTTCTAAATGGACAGGTTCTTGCAGAAGGAGAAAGTGAGTGGCCCAGAGGGTAGTACTCTGTTTTACGATCTTGCTGAGAGAGCTTTGGATCCGCAAGTTAgtgagaaattaaaagattacATTTCACAGGTAC encodes the following:
- the LOC104757826 gene encoding 14-3-3-like protein GF14 omicron — translated: MVEAMKKVAALHVELTIEERNLLSVGYKNVIGARRASWRILSSIEQKEESRGNEQNAKRIKDYRTKVEDELSVICYDILAVIDKHLVPSSTSGESTVFYYKMKGDYFRYLAEFRSGTDREEAAELSLKAYEAATTSASSELSSTHPIRLGLALNFSVFYYEILNSPERACHLAKRAFDEAIAELDSLNEDSYKDSTLIMQLLRDNLTLWTSDLEEIGEQSKGHNPQDVVNIIKLNLI
- the LOC104757827 gene encoding melanoma-associated antigen 8-like → MADEEDALSQFNISKEETDKLVSEVIRFILFKSHQTSGCPIKREDLTQIVTKNYRQRNLATHVINEAKNKLSNVFGYDLKELQRSRASSNAQTRLPPPPQSQSSVDSKSYVLVSQLPIETFRKYVVDETTSPMTGFTFAVLAIVQLAGGKIPQETLWHHLKRMGLHEGDEHNPVFGNNKQTLETLVQQRFLQKEKVSGPEGSTLFYDLAERALDPQVSEKLKDYISQILKNDVAVVDLD